The genomic segment TTCAAGGCACTCAGTGCCTCATCTGTGGTGTCCCACAGGAGTTTGGCTATCTCAGGGTAATTTCCCTAAGAGAACCGAAGCTCCCTTATAGCAGCCAGAACCCACTGTAAAAATTGACTTTTTATCATCATCTCCAAATGGATCTAAAGTTGTCAGGCTACAGGAGGGGCTGAGCCCAGAGATGGACCAACTGTTCCCATTCTTCCTTCACAGGAAAGAGCACCCCACTTCCTTCTCCCCCAGAAGAACCAGCCAAACTTCTAACAATTTAACTAGTTCTGTTCATAGGAATAGTGGATTTTCCCCCATTTTAAGCTCAGTGTAGGTGCACATTTCTATAACTGCTGTGTGAAAAATGATGGAACCTCTGCCCACCCAGGTGATATTTTGTGTTAATTATTACATTAGGCAAAACTTGAGGCTGACTGCCAGATTAGAGTTCCCCTGCTTAAATCAAGGTACTGTTGACCCAACTTTGAACCTATTTCAAATCAGCTTTCCATCACTTCCACAATTCCACTTTATCAACAGAAAATAAGGTAGAAGATTATATATCACCCCTTTAAGCATACAATTTGGTCATCATTTTCACTACTGATTCCAATCAACTTCCCTCAAATTCCATTAATTAGTCTGTgggttctctttttcttctaaaaaagcCGTATCTCTGTCAGCCTCCTGTTTTTGTCACCCAGAGGAAAGATGGGAAGGTTTGTGAGTGTATGTGGAAAGGGAGCCGATGGATGCATAACTGATCCAGGGTGGTCAGCAGAGTACAGCATTCTCGTGACGACTTAGGACATCTAacccattctctctccctctttttctttggcTGAAAATTCATTAAATTTCCCATAGAAAAAAACCAGCTACTTATTTCTGGTTTGAATATTAAGCCTGgtaacactttatttatttttctaatgtattGATTTCTAAGCCAATACATCAAAAGAAACCCAGCACTGGACAAGCAGGGTAGTTGACCAATGCTCTGTAATACCCATGGCCACTCTAGTTTGAgcctttgttttccatttcttcgATTTTATGCACAACCATTAAATAAAACCTGAACTCAGTTCATTCATGTCAAACCTAATGTTAAAATGACAGATATTGGATGATTATTACGAAATTTACTActttatttatcataaaattaGTTCCACAGTAGTCTAAGTGATGTTTCATATCACATGCAAGGTTCCTATTGAttcaggattttgttttttaggtTAAAGGGTCATTTGCTACATAATCCAATCCATAGGCAGATTTTCAGACAGGAAAGTGTCctccattattttcaaaatggcCCTGAATTGCTCTGGAGAAGGACTCTTGGTGACATAAAGTAGGTGGAGAGTTGAACAGATCTCCTTTTCCTACTTCTAACATAACAAAAGGCAGCTACTTATAATAACCAACTCCCAGGTTTTTGGAGAATTCCATCACAAATTAATTTcctagaatttaaaataagaccATATCTGGAGGTATATTAGTCAAGAGAGAGATGAGAAGTTTTTACCCATAAGAAAACTTGCAGAAAAAACTATTTTATCAGAACATGGGAATTGTCTGTGATAGAAATCAGGATAAAGATTTGAATCACGTAAATGTCAGTCTCTGAATTGAAGAAGAGTGATTCTccatcttttataaaatgttataaagtaATGCTTCAGTGTAAACAAATGTTTTAGCCAATTCAAAGTTTTCATTTGTTCTGAGTGCTATTCTATCTGGCAGGATAAAAGTTTGTTAGGACAAAACATCCAGAGATCACCTACTGATTTTAGTGGAACTGTTGAGTTGTCAACAAGTCATATTATTGCTATTTTGATCTCatgttctattaaaaaaaactagaaaacttcTATACTTCAAAATGATATTTCATATTGTAAAGTGTCTTCTCAAAGTACCTGTGTGTCTAGAGAGTCTGGAGTATAAGGAATCCAGGAGAGGTGCTTTAATGTGCAGGGAAATAACTAAGCCAAGCATCCTCTGTGACCTGCAAAGTGAACTGCATTCTTTCCCTGGCTGTGAAGTGTGCTAACTGGGAAAATCCACGACTTTGGTGACAAGCAATGTAATATGCCTATAGCTCACTCTTTTTAGGTTTATAGtaaatctttgttttcattataaaaaggTCTCATTGTCCGAAAGACAATGATAGGTTCTAATGAATAGAACTAAGGGCCAAAAAAGCTGAAGATATACATCTACATCTAAATGAATAGATTGGAGACacacagaaaatattaatgaaattaagaCAAATTTGGCAAAGTTCTAATCAATTTTCCTCAATAGCCATTTCCCATCATATACTTTGGTCTATATGCAAGGCTTCATTCTGATGTGAAGAATACttgagataaagagaaaataaaatgcatgaacTTAATAGAGGAAAACAATGACTAAGGCCTTTCTTATTTATCAttggaataaatatttacaaaagtaatTAGCATGTTGGGGATTATTAGTAATACAAACACAAATCAGGCTATAATGTCTTCAATACAATTATTactcagaagcaaaaataaaatgcaaatttaataaaatataaggcatgaaataATATGCTAGGAGACATGTAAAGTAGAAAACAGTTCAAAAGGAAGATATATTACTTCTAGTTAGGCAGAAATGATGGTTTCCTGGTAGTGATTATGTTTGACCTGACCTGTAAGAATAAGTAGAATATAGGTATGCGTAGACAAGGCGGAAGAACATTCAATAAAACAAAGAGGAAACCAGAAATGTACATGATCCATTTATTGAGAATGGCAAATAGGGTCATCTGGAGTTCCATATAAAGAAGACCTGAAGGAATTATGTTTGGAAATGTATATTGCAACCATATTGTAAATAGCCTTGAATGATAAAATACTTTGGTTTTATTCTGTAGGCAATACAGAAGTATTCAAGATAACTGTAACCAAAGGGGAGATATTACCTGAactatattttactattaatctCACCTCAGGGAATATGATGTAGACAGTGGTATAGATGAGTGACAAAGAGAATCTGGTGCCATAAGTAGAAATAAAGTTCATGGGAGAAGGAATCAACTTTGGAGAAAgcattatgtgtgtataaatgtttCACTTGAAATGTAAGTTGTTCCCAATGGAAGAGTCTAGCAGACAATTACAAATGAAGGAACAGTGATCAGGAACAAGCCTTTGATTCTGAATCTAGAATTCATGTAGAATTATTAATTGAACATTTAAGTGAAATGTAGATTgataaaattgaagaggaagattAAGAAATATCTATATTTGCAGGAATAGGAtgagaaaagagacaaaacagGTATGACAACAAAAGGGGTATTAATTGCGATGTAAATAAAATAGAACCATGAGTTTAGAGCACTACTGAAATTGAAGTAGGACAAGGTTCATGATAGAGAGTACGGAAAGCAGTATCAAATGTGCCATGGAGTTAGGACTGAGgcaaaaatttacatttcatgtAGAGAAACCATCATTGATAATCTTAAAGGTAACAGATTAAAATATTAGTGAAGATAGATGCTAGGTTTTTAGAAATGAATAGCAAAGGAGAAAACCTTTAAGATATTAGGTTATGTAAAAATGTCTGAGATACAACATCCAAAACACAATCCCTAAAGTAAACATTGATAAAgtgtacttcatcaaaattaaaaatacttctcTTCAAAACTCACTACCATATGTATAAAAAGACACAAATGCAGCCTGGTAGAagatatttaaaatcacatttaataaaggagttgtatttaaaatatttaaagaactctccacactcaacaataagaaagcaaacaaccaaataaaaacaTGGGCAAAACTTTGAATAGGTCCTTTTCtaaaaaagatattaagaaaaCTAACATAAATAAACGGGACTTAATTagactaaaaagtttctgcacagcaaaataaatactaaacagagaaaatagacaacttccagaatgggagaaaatatttgaaaactatacatTTGACAAAGAACTAATATTGAGAATcaacaaggaactcaaacaaacagcaacaacacaaaacaaataaccccattaaagagtgagcaaaagacaagaacagatatttctcaaagaagatatacaaactgccaacaaacatatgaaaaaatgttcaacatcactaatcatcagggaaatgaaaattaaaaccacaatgagatatcacattacTGCTGTCAGAAtgtccattattaaaaagtcaaaaaacaatatatCTCAGCCCagtgaaaaggaaacacttatacactgttggtgggaatgtaaattagtacaacttttatggaaaagagtatggagattcctcaaagaactgaaaatagacaTATCATTCAATCCACccatcccaccactgggtatctatccaaaggaaaataagtcattatatcaaaaagacatttatacatgtatgtttattgctgcacaattcacaattgcaaagaaatggaatcgacctaagtgcccatcaactgatgagtagataaaagaaaatgtgttttatatataccatagaatactacactgccataaaaaaggatgaaataatgccttttgtggcaacttggatgaaactggaggccattggcctaagtgaagtatctcaggaatggaaaagcaaatactacatgtactcacttataaatgggagctgaATGATGGGTACACATAATCATATGTAATGGTATAATGAACTTTGGAGACTCTGAAGTGGAGTCACGGAAGTGAGTTGGGGGATTAAAAATTACCTATaatgtacaatgtacactatttgggtgatgggtacactaaaagccctgactttccCACTGTACAATTAATCaacttaataaaaagacaaagataagtgttggcaaggatgtggtgGAAAGGGAACTGCTGTACACTGTTAATGGGAATGTAAGTTTGTAtatccattatggaaaacaatatgaaggttccttaaaaattaaaaatagaggtcagtcgtggtggctcacgcctataatcctagcactgtggaaggcccaggcaggaggactgcttgaggccaggagttcaagaccagcctgaacaggagtgagaccttgtctctacaaaaaatagaaaaaattagccaggcatggtggtgcatgcctatagttcccgCTCTttaggatgctgaggcaggaggattgcttgagcctagaagtttgaggttgcagtgagctatgatgacaccactgtgctctagcccaggtgagagagaaagactctgtctcaaaaaaaaaaataataataataataattaaaaatagaactaccatatgatccacctatcccacttttgggtatatatacaaagaaaatgaatcagaaactcaaagaaatatctgcactctcatgtacTTTAcaacattattcaaaatagtgaagatatagaaaaaaggtacatgtccatcaatgaatgaacagataaagaaattgtggatattattcagccttacgaaagaaggaaatcctgccatttgtgacaacacggatgaacctggagaatactagggtaagtgaaataagccggacacagaaagacaaattatatatgaaatcacttatatgtggaatctaaaaaagtcaatctcatagaagcagagactaGAAGCAAGGCTGACAGGGCCTGGAAGTTGGGGAAAATAAGGAGGTACTGGCCAAAGGGTGTAAAGTTTTGGTTACACAGGTTGAGTAAGTGTTGGAAATCTAATATGGAACATGGTAACTGTAGTTAATAGTACCGAATTGCATATTTTGAATTTGCTAAGGCAATAAATCTTAAGTGttttcacacaaaaaaagaaacaaatggtaactgtgtgaggtgatgcaaatgttaattagcttaatagTGGTAAtgatttcacaatgtatatgtttatcaaaatatcacattatgtacttcaaatataaataatttttatttgtcatatttATCTCAAAACTctcagggaaattaaaaataaaagtctttcacataaaaaataagtatataggcaaaggaaagaaatttaaaaagatcacaTAAAGATGAAAAGTACACAATTTAAGGGCTTACCTATAAATAGTGGAAGGAATAGCTTTAACTTCAGTGTCTTTCATATGGGCATGAATGCATGTGTTCATTGACGCAAAACAGTTTTCTAACATCATCTGGGGAAGGTTTTACATATGAATGAAGAGAAAATGAGGGAACAAATATTGTTCAAATCATAAACTACAGTTTTCACAGTAAAGAATGCTATAATATCGTGAAAATTCAGTTGAAAGTAGACAGCCTGTATTTACCCAGAACTCTACATTGTTGATCAGAGAATTACTTAATTCTTTGAATTAATTATAATTCAATTGTTTTACACATGGCATCCAACAGGGAGTGCTATATTTTTGTCACTTTATTATATTACAGTAGGCTACAATAAACTAACTCCAAATAATTGATTATTCTCTCTAAGCCAaactaaaatgaatattaatCTGAAATATTAGAAAGGACAAGATTAAAAACTTGACAAAGGATTTAAAGTCCCCTTGGGCTTCCTTctattttcatgttcttttaaaTTCCTTGAAAGTTGACTTTCCCAGAtgaaaataaatagttaaaaaacTATATAAACGAGATTATTGACTTaactaaataaaagtaaatttttatttgataaatgaaaacaaagttatATTTTGTGATTGCTGTGATATTGGTCAGCacattatttattaagaatagACTAGTTTCATCACAGGTCTTGAGAATAATGATCATACCTACTCAAATAGATatgttttgaggattaagtaATCTAAATTGTGTAAGACAAGTACAAAAGTATCTGGTATATAATAAGGGCTCAGTAAATAGTAGCTAATAAGTGTTCTATAATAGTTGGGAAATAAGACACATAGAGAATATTTTGAttgcaaagaaaaaatgtgtgtgtgtgtgtgcatgagagagattgagagagcaagagagagagcccTGAAGTCCATGAGAAAGAAGTAGGTAGTGATAATTATACAAAGCTAAAAGCTGGACAGATTTAGGTTGGCAGAAATGATCTGGAAAGTATTTACAAAGAAGGAGCTAATTTACCTGATGTCTGAAtgatagataaaatttaaaaattattccaaatgagAGAAAGGATAGATAAGTGAGGAGGTGATGTGAAAAAAGAATGGATCAGGTGTAACTGGAAACATGAACAGGCAACCCAAAAGGGTGGAAGAGAATCTTTATTGTCAAGCAGAGGAGGACCAGCCAAGTGTTTGAACAATTCTCTGTGGACAAAGTTCCAGTTTTTTAGTAAAAGAGTCATATGATGAAATTAATTTCAGGAGTATTAATCTAAATATAGTGTtcagacagaagagaagacaatAGAGATGGGCAAAGATCTCCATGTATACATAGAACATATACAGTgcatatccatccatccatctacacAAGTATGTTGATGTACTAATGATACAGGTATTAGACTCTTGCTTATTTCAGAGGAGAGCAGACACAAAGAGCATCAACACATAATTTGATAAGCGTTCAGCTAAACATGGCTGTACCTATTACTAACACCATTCAGCTGATGCAGCCAGGATTGCACAAGAAGACTCTAGCAGCTGTGTACAAAGAGCATCAGATGATGAGGGCCTAGGGCTGAGAGTTGGGGTGAGTGCTGGAGGAGGGTTCCTCAAACACATCAGTTACAAATCATCAAAGAGTAATAGCCTCTGGCCTAAAATACTGAGATAAATTCAACCTGTTAGTACAGAACCTCAGAgactatatcattttatttttacatttctacccCTGGTAGTAAAATAGTCCTGCATTGCCTCATAGAGAAACCAACCTTCTAATGCAGAGATTCTATTCCTCCTGGACAGAGAGAGGCTTGATAAGTGTCGGCATGTCCATCCAACATTAAAATAGAAGTGTTGTGATTTAAATTGACATTTTAGCCAAAAGGAACTGGAACTTAGAACCAGCAGATAATTTAAATTCCCATTAAAATAGACACTGGAGTCACTGAATATGTCAATATGCAAAAAAATACAGTGGGATAGTTAGAACTAACCACaatcatacatttttaaacaatttatatcAGAAATATGTACCTACAAATGGCCTTTAAGGTACTCAAATGTAGGAAAACTATACATTTATCCTGATGCTATGGTCTATGTGAAATAGTTTAGAAGCTCTTTTTTGGAAATTGACTTCAGAGTCaaattagaaagcaaaataaattcagGTCTTAATGTATCTTATTTGTTTGTAACCAAGAGTTATATTTCTTAGTTGGAATATGAGTAACCATGCAATACACATGCTTGTAATATTcatgaaaaatgtcattttgtccAACTTTCTTTAAAGggtctgtttatttatttttgttcacagTAAGATGCACAGTTTTAACTGAGTCTAACTTCATTATCTATATTTAAGGATACCTTAAATATAAACCAAGTTTTCAGCTTGACTtagcttctttatttatttaaatgaataaagtaaacACATTTTTGAATGGAAATATTTTGGTAGGAAGTGCAATTCCTCTAGGATTCTGAAAGAAAGCAAagctaaaatttggaaaataaattctgaaataaagcaaaacatactgaaattttccatttgacAGTAGCTTAAACTCTTTCTGCCATACAGTTTATAaagattttccctttcttttgcaACACACTTGCCTACAAGTTGCTTACTTTGAGCAGTTTCCAAAAAGAATAGAATTTCCCTTCAAAGAGAGATGATTTGCCATTGTTACAAAGAAGTCTGCTACAACTTTTAAAGACAATTCCAAGAGAGGAATTTTAAGAATGTATGGGCAATGGTGGTTATAATTGGAATAAGTACATAGTCTTCAAAAGTGTTTGTTTTGGTTGGATAATTTAAGAAGGGGAGCTCCTATTAAAATTCAGTCACACTGGTTTATAGATATACTTAATCAATGGAAAGCATTGCAATGAAAATCAAGTTTTATGGGAGGTGGGAACAACACTTCCTGGGCTATAATAAAGTTCTGATGCAGCTTCATACAAGAAGGAGGAAGAGTCTGTATACACAACCACCACCCTGTAGGGATATATAAAGGGTGCAGCCCAAAGAGGGGCAGAGTGAAACTCAAGGCACTTGCTTCTTCCCCTCAACCACAGCCTGCTCTCAAAACCTCACTATGTCTTGCCCCAACAACTGCTCAGGAAACTGCAGCTCAGGAGCCCTCAGAAACTCCTGCCAtattcctcccacctcctctgtcGCCATCTACTCTACCAATGTGAGCTGTGGAGATGCCGTCTGCTTACCCAGTAGCTGTCAAGACAGTACCTGGCTCACAGACAACTGTCAAGAGACCTGCGGTGAACCAACCAGCTGCCAGCCAGCCAACCTTGAAACCTCTTGCTGTTCTTCCTCTGCTTACTACGTGCCCAGACCCTGCCAAGGAACCAGTTTTCTTCCTGCTTCTTCCTTCATCTCCAGCTCCTACCTCCAAGGATCCTGTAGACCTCTGACCTTTGCATCCAGCAGCTGCCATCCACTGATCCCCCTGCTCAGTAGCGGCCAGCTCATAGGAGGCTACGTGTCCAGTGGCTACCGCCCCCTAACCTGCTTGACCAACAGCTGGCGACCCCAGAGCCTTGCCACGTATGGGTACCCACCCTTGGGTTGCTTGGCCTACAGTCCTCAAACACTTCAGGTTGTGTCCAGCAGCCTCAGACCCCTGGTGCTCCCGTCCAGTGGTTGCCAGCCTCTGACCCCTGTGTTCAGCACTTGTCGTCCATCTTGTTTTGTACAGGGAGGCCAGTAGCTTCCTTGTTCCAGTGAAGAATAACACTGAGGATCCAGGACAAAAATTCCAATTCCATGGTCTTTTGCTTCTTTCCTAGTAGCtttccctttgctttttcttgtttttgttgtctcTGATCTAATGCAAACTCCTCCTTTTGCATTCTGTGACTCGTTTTCATCTTTCCTTGACATAAAAAACCAGTTTACGATGCTATTCAATATTGTTCTCGTGTGGGAAGAATGTATTAGACTCGTACAATAATAAATGAGATTAAGTAAGAATTGAGAATCTGGTTCATTAcggtttttatttcattactccATTTTAACACAGAAATGACCAACCTCAACTGCTTGAAAAATAAGTGAGTAGGACAGGTGATAACTCAACAATATGTTCTCACCTGGCAGTAGGGGGATTGCTTGGTAGTTTATTCCTCCAGCTGCTTTTTAAACTTCTCATCCTGTGTACTTAAAAGACCCAAAAAGTCCTTTATGGAAGTTACTTTGAAAAGGCAAGATTAGGAATTATCTCTTGTACCTCTCTCTTCCAGTGAACACACTTCCACCAGAATGTTCTTTCTAATTGCAAACCTAACCAAGTTTCTGCTTAAGCCCTTCATGGCTTCCTATGATCAGTGCCCATAAGATAAAAATCCAAACCCCTTAGCGTGATAtctgttttccttcattttttccctccctcctacGACTGTGGCTTCATCCCTTTCTGCTCAATATTGCAAACGTTAAGCTCCTGCAATCCTGACTTACACATAGGTCCCCAAACATATGCTTTTTACAAACATCCACCCTATTGAGCACATCGTAATCAAGACCAGGATGTCCTTTGGCTCTGTCTTAAAAACtgatacacattttttaaaacacagtccaaattcatttattaacCTGTTGATTTAGTCAACAAAAAATTTACTGCTTACTAACTATGTGCTGAGCCACCACATGCCGGGCACAAGAGATACTCAGTGAACAAGACAGTTCTGAACTATCACAGAGTTTACCAGAATTCATGTGTTATGGAACATGTCTCAGTTAAAGgtacctttttttccctccctctgctcAACATAAAATGTTTGGGAGCTATATAtttcacaaattaaaataaaactaagctGTAAAGACAAGAATGTTTACCTTTTGGGGGAACTGGGGTATCTAGAATCTATGTGCTTGCCAGGAGCTAACAAGCAGCTATTCCCTTTGGAAGAGGTATTTGCCTCTAGTTCTGTCCCCATCTTGCCCTGTGGACTTTCTGACGCTGAAGCAGAATGACAGTTCCTCTTATCATTATGATCATGCTGCTGTTCCAAAAATCCATTCTAGTTCATTCTTTTGCCTTATTTGCCTGATTCTCCTAGATATTTCGAGTTTGTGACATCTGTACCCCTCATTCTCTGAAAACTTTCCCAGGCCCTCTCCTTGCTTTTTACCCTAATCACACCTTGGCTCACACTGCCTTTTATC from the Eulemur rufifrons isolate Redbay chromosome 7, OSU_ERuf_1, whole genome shotgun sequence genome contains:
- the KRTAP26-1 gene encoding keratin-associated protein 26-1 yields the protein MSCPNNCSGNCSSGALRNSCHIPPTSSVAIYSTNVSCGDAVCLPSSCQDSTWLTDNCQETCGEPTSCQPANLETSCCSSSAYYVPRPCQGTSFLPASSFISSSYLQGSCRPLTFASSSCHPLIPLLSSGQLIGGYVSSGYRPLTCLTNSWRPQSLATYGYPPLGCLAYSPQTLQVVSSSLRPLVLPSSGCQPLTPVFSTCRPSCFVQGGQ